The Triticum aestivum cultivar Chinese Spring chromosome 5A, IWGSC CS RefSeq v2.1, whole genome shotgun sequence genomic sequence GTCAACTGATAACTTTACAATGTGAATACAATATAATGGCACTGTGTGTCACAACATAAACATGACATGTAGTATATGAGCCGAGAAACAAACTGAGAAAAACTGATCAGTTATCAAATAAAATACACATCAGACAAAACTGAGTAATAAAAATGGTTGCTAGAAAAATAGTGCCACTGATAAAGGCACGCAGAAGTTGTAATGTTAGTGTGTGAGTCTCTGATCTCCTGGTTCAAGAAATGGAAGGAACTTACCATCTTCATCAAGCAAATTTGGTTCATGTGCGCTAAGAAGTTGCTTGTGTAGGATATGTGAAGCACCCTTCTCATTAATCACCTCATCTGCCAATATGTCAGGGGGGAATCTTATTTTCATTCTCAAATACCCAGAAGGTTTAAGTTATATACGTTTTTCAAACAATGAGCATTTATTTTATTCTCTTATGAGAGCTATGTTTAAAAAATCCAGCAAAATGAAATATGGAGGCAAGTAACCGAAATTCAGTTCTCCAAATATGATTAAAAAAAACATAACCTTGCATACAGATGGTGAAATTTCTAAGGTCACTACACTACCTCCAAACAGAGATAATGTAAACGGAGACATAATAAGTATACAGGTCACAGGTATTCGTGAAAATGGAAACTTATATTGGAGACTGAAGTCATGTTGACCTCTATATTATATAGACAAACCAATAGTTTTGCAATCAAGAAAACAGCTGGAAAGGCATCATGACTTGAATTTTATAATACCAATGCTACTGGTTTTACTCTGGTGGATATGGGGAATTGGGGATCCGCCAATAAAATCAAGAGAATAAACTAAATGGAAGCTCATTTGTTATAGTTTACCAGGTGTGGCATGATTTTCCATCATTAGCTTCAGCACAGAAGCCATTTTAAAATGTCCAGCCATGCAGACCATTTTGTAATAGCAACCTACATTGAACCAAATGCACATGATATTAGTTAAAGTTTATTCAAACATCCAAAGTTGGATGTGGGTGATATCATGTTGCAAGAAACTTTGCAATGCGTTCACTAATTCAGAACTAGTAGTTTGATTATATGCCTGGTCATTGTCTTTCCAGCATTTAGTCTCTCCATGGAGAAAACGGATGCGCAGATATGTCACCGGTATGTGGTGTCCCATGTGCCACCGATTCATGAACAAATCTAATGGGAAATTTCAACAACACAAGTGCAGCTCGCATTTCATAACTAGAAACAAACTTAAAAACATTTGGCACTAGAAGTTGCTGATGTCCACAATTCAACATGtcatttttttctgaatatttataaaatgaaaTTAAATCCTAAACATTCAAGGCTGAGACAATGAACAAAAATAATCACAGACCTACGCTGACAATTCAAACTCCAAGCTCTCTAAGCATCGCCATGAAAATTGTGAATATAGTACTGTTAACTCAATACCCTGTCACCTCGCCAACTTATCAGCCAGTATTGCGTAAGTTCCATTTGCATGCGGGGCCTAATCTTTTCACACTCCTGAGAGTTAAACCAAAACTGTAAAAAAAATACCTAGAATTGAACTGATGTTACATTGACATTCCCCATCCAGCTTCTCACATTGCGGCAAATCTAATGAAATCCTAAAATGTGTGCCCCGAATGCAAGTTTGATCTCCCCACCATTACGTCCTCTCCTACTTTCAGATCACACTACACTTAAACGTTTCAAACAACGATAAGTGCGCAACTAACAGGCAAAGCACGCGAAGCAGTGTCATGTACAATGTGACAATCCGAATATCATACACCTATGATCATTCCACTAGTCGCTAATTCATTTCAAATTTGAGATCAAATTCCGAATAAAAAACTCTTAGGAATCTCAAAAACTTGTTTCACAAGTCAGGGCTTCACTAAAACGAATCACGGAGTTAGATCGAATTACGACTAAATTTTGACGAACTGACCCCAGTAAAAAACACACGGGAAATTTTCTTTTAACTTCACAAGTGCCTCACCTGCAATAGCCGAATTCCTGGACGACGCCGAGCCCTCAAAAAATGCCGAAAAAATCAGGGGATGTTGAGGAAATCTCGGTGTCAATCGGTGGCCCTCTGGCGCCGCAGGCGTCTCCGCCGGTAGGACTGTTCGCCGGCGGGCGCCTCCTTCCCCCTCGCAATCCCACTTGTCACATGCCAAATTCCGCGACTAGGAAAGCGCGAAAAAAGTGAGCCGGAGGCGGAGGAAGACGCAGGAGAAGCGGCAAGGTGGCGCGGAGAGATCTCCTACGCTCGGCGGAGGATCCCGGcgatcgccggcggcgagggggAGGGGAATAGGCGCACGAAGGCGAAGCGAGCGCCAAGCGTTTGGAGATTTGGGGCGGAGGCGTTCGGCCTCGGTCGGTTCTTGTAACGAGCGAACCGACCGGGTGGGACGCCTGGTCTGGGTCCGGATCCAACGTAGCTGGTCCGACCTAGCCAGCGCCGCTCGCCGCTTAGCTGCTCGCCGCGGCAGCAAGGGGAGGAGGGAAAAGCAAAAGAGGGCGGCATCTTTgcgtcggcgatggcggcggcggcgggggcgaggaGCAGGGTGGCGTTCGTGCTGGTGGACGGGATAGGGGACGTGACCATCCCGTCCCTCGGCGGGCGTACACCGCTGGAGGCGGCCGCGGCACCGCGGCTGGACGCTGTGGCGGCGGCTGGGGTGGTCGGGCTCATGGACCCCGTGGAGCCCGGGCTCGCCTGCGGCAGCGACACGGCGCATCTCTCCCTCCTCGGGTACGATCCCCGCGTATACTACCGCGGCCGCGGCGCGTTCGAGTCCATGGGCGCCGGCCTCGCCATGGCCCCGGGCGACATCGCCTTCAAGGTCTGGTTCTGGCGACGGTTGATTACATTTCTTACTTCTTATAGCAGTATATCAGCCTTAGTACGCTCTTGTGCCTTATTATTTCTAATTACTTAGCTTACCTCATAGAGTATTGCTAGGTAGTTTACTGTTAATGGTTCAGATCATTGACTGGTCTTGTAATTCCTTTACTAAACTGGAGCCCTTTCTTGTTAGATTTTTGCATACTAACAATGTATTGTTGTTTCCCTTTGCTGAATTATTGCCCTGGATTGTAGACTggcactccctccgtaaagaaatataagagcgtttagatcattacttACTGAGGGAGTACTTTTGAAGCCATGCAGTAAACGGTGTGTCTGAACTGATGAATGTATTGTTTCCCTTTGCTGAATTATTTACCCACACAGTCGAACTTTGCTACATTGGACGAAAGCACGGGGGTTATCGTCAGCAGGAGGGCGGATAGGCACTTTGAGGAGGAAGGCCCAATCCTCTGTGCTGCATTAGATGGGATGAAGCTTCCATCGTTTCCCGAATATGAAGTGAGAGTCAGGTGCACCACCTATTCATACTGAGCATTGATGTGTTATTACTGTTTTTCCTATTACCATAATTAACACCTTTCTACAGGTACGCTACTGAGCACAGATGTGGTGTGGTTGTCAAAGGACCAAGGCTAAGTGGAAACATTTCCGGAACTGATCCGTTGAAAGACAACCGCTTGCATCTAAAGGCTGAACCTTTGGATGATTCGGAAGAAGCCAAAAACACCGCAGCTTTGGTTAACGAGCTCTCTAAGGAGATCACGCGTATACTGGTTTCTCAACCCATCAATGCAAAGCGTGCAGTCGAGGGGAAGAATATTGCTAATGTTGTGCTATTGCGAGGCTGTGGTATCCGGATTGAGGTTAGTGAACTCAATATTTGTCTCGTGCAACTACTAATTCCTAGAATGGGGTGTTATCTGTCGTGATAAATTGATAATTCCTGCAGTAATAAATAGGAATAAATTTAATAGGTTTGGAAAGGTTTGCACAATGCTCTTTGCTTTGGAGTACCATGGTTCAATCCCATCAAAATAAGTATAATCCTGATCTGATTCTTGAGTTCTAATGTTGATTTTTTACCAACTTAAGCTTAGGGTATCTTGTCATCATAACACATATAGGAACATACTTTTGGCCAACACCTACATTGGCTCTTCCAAATCTATTGAAGATTACTCCTACGAGCATAAGAGTTTCGCATCTAAAGCATGCAAGAGTTCCCTGCTGGAACTTGATGCTACTTGACTTCCATTCTAATGAAGTGGCATGCGCCTATACTAGGTACCTCCCTTTGAAACCAAGCATGGACTCACGCCGTGCATGGTAGCTCCTACCAAGATCATAGCCGGGCTGGGGCTGTCATTGGGCATTGATATCCTTGAAGCACCTGGAGCAACTGGAGATTATAGAACTCTCTTAACTTCCAAGGCAAAAGCTATAGCCAAGGCACTCTCTGCTCCTCTGGACACGCCACCTCGTGTTTTTGTGCCTGGAGAGGATGAATATAAAGCCGGAAGAGAAGACGGATATGACTTTGGTTTCTTGCACATCAAGGTTAACATAAATATAGGCTCTCTTTACAACTAGTATTAACTGTGTGATGCTGATAGTTTGTCTTATAACGTTAATGCAGGCTATTGATGATGCTGGCCATGACAAGGCTGTCAAGTTAAAGGTGCGAGGCCTGGAAGCTGTTGACCGGGCTATTGGTCAGCTTGCAAGGCTCCTGTGGGAAGCTGAGAAGTCCGGGCAGTACCAGTACTTCCTCTGTGTCACTGGAGACCACTCTACTCCGGTTGAGTACGGAGACCACAGCTTCGAACCTGTCCCGTTTGCGATATGCCGGCTGAGAGATTTTGTGGGAGCAATTGGGGAGGACAATGTGATGAACACCCCCCTCGACGATTTCCCACTGCCTTCGGTTAAGTCCGGAGAAGATTTAACCGATGATTCAGAACCAGCGGAACACAAGCCTGAAGAGCGTAAAGCTTTTAGCGGCGATAAAGTGTGTGAATACACCGAGATTGCTGCTGCAAGGGGCTGCCTTGGGCGGTTCCCTGGAAGTGAGATGATGGGCATCATCAAGAAGTTCATGAAAGCAAAGAATGATTAACGCCAGTTTGATTGCTAACATTGTACTTGATCTTTGGGCGCGAAGCTTCTTTGTAATAACGACGAATGGATAAACGGCACAGAACCAGCTTAATATGATACGAATAAAATCTATCATGGTTGAGGTATAATGACATGTGCTTTGAATCATAAGTTTAagcccttttttttcctttttccttttttgaggCGTCTGGCTTATGAAACTTCTTttttctatatctatacctactaataaaagaaataggtattcttggtcCGTCATGCTATTTTGCAGAAAATCCCCTTAAATTTTTGGTAATAAACCCGTAGTACATATTAATCAATTTTTAAAAAATCCATAGCTTTTTAACCCTAACTcgaaatttaacatgttatatatgaaatttgattagaataATATGTAGGATCTGAATATGATATTATTTTTAACTATTAACCATTTTAAAAAATGCTATTTACGATGAAATGTTAATCAATAGCGTATGATCAGTCTTTCCTTCATAGCGGTGCCGCTCCGAATTGAAAATGAACACTTCGGCAAAACTAGGATGGGGAACAAAAACAGTATCTATAAACTACACAGAAAAAATAGATTTATCATTCTATGCCGAAAGGGAGACGTCTTAAGATTGAGGCCAACGTCAACGGGAGTGGGAAGAAGGATAAATAGAAACTCAGATTGGATGCCATGTGTTGAAATAAAGGATATGAACTTACGAATTCATGGTTATTAGATTAGTAAGTGTTTTTTTTcatccgttgcaatgcacgggttTTTTcatccgttgcaatgcacgggttCATTTGCATCGTATGCCGAGAGGGAACGTCTTATGAAACGTGTTGTATTGATGTCAACACTAAGGCCAGCGTCGACGAGAATGGGAAGAAAGATAAATAGAAACACAGATGGGATGCCATGTGTTGAAATAAATGACATAGACCTATTAAATTTTGGACTCATGGTTATTAGATTAGGAAGTGTTTTTTTCATCCGTTGCAACGTACGAACTCATTTGTTAGTCTAAGCTTACGAAACTTCTGACTCCATATGTAGTCTTTTTGCGTAATTCCCTGTGCCTTCGGTGTAAGTTACACAACAATATGCAAGTAGTGGGAAGACTATAAGTATTCCCTTAGTTAACACCGTCGCTCTAACAAAAATACTTGTATGCACCAAAAAACCCGAGTTCCACGGGGTAAATCCATTAAAAAAAGAACAAATTTTAGCAGAAGGAGCTGCTACAATTGGAGGCGAACTTGCTTTAGGAAAAACGTATTAGTAGCTGATATGCCATGGAAAGGTTATAATTTTGAAGACGCGGTACTAATTAGCGAACGtttggtatatgaagatatttatACCTCTTTTCACATCCAGAAATATGAAAAAGATATTTATACCTCTTTTCACATCCGGAAATATGAAATCCAAACGGATACAACAAGCCAGGGCTccgctaaaaaaatcagtaaaggaATACCACATCTAGAAGAACATTTACTCCGCAATTTGGACAAAAATGGAGTTGTTAGGTTGGGATCCTGGGTAGCATTATTTAGCTTGGCAAGAAGAATTTGTCACTACGTTCCGGTCCATATGAAGAATGCGCTGTTCATGCCAGAAACATACTTTCTCTCATTTATCAACAGCTATAGTTTGTGATACAAATATCTTGATTGCGCAAAGACTTGTATTGGAGCAGAGCATTCAGAATGCAATGATAAGCATAAATCTAGATACAGTAGCTGTCATTTCATACGTACAGAAACGTGAATACATCAGTGACTCCCGAGCTACAACTGCCTTGAGCCGTACAGAAAGCATAACACCAAGAATATCGTCAACACGAGCGCCGAAATACATCGAAATCAACATTGGGTTTGACCAAACTAACAATGCAAACCAATCTACAGACCAAAAAACATTCACAGGTCAATCAGGAAAGAGAAAAAACATATAACAAACATACAGAAACAGAACATTTCCACCTGGCACCATCCACTGTTTTAAGCAAGAGCAACAACTGATAGGATTCAAAGGAACTGATGCAATCCACAAATACAAACATGAAATGTATTTGCCCCAAAAAACGCCATGAAATGTCAACAACACTTTCAGACGTACAGGTCTATATATTTATGAAAATAAACGCACAATCCGCCTGTCTCGTGCCATGAAATGTATTTATGCAACTGGTCTGGACAATTCGTCACAGCGGGCAGAAAGTCTTGTTGCCAAGAGGACAGATACATTGAGCAGAGATATATCCTTCAAAGAAGACCACGTCGCCTTTTGTAGTCGCTCACAGACAGAGTTAGAGCATGCCTCCTTCCATCATTGTCAGGGATTTTGTAACC encodes the following:
- the LOC123102638 gene encoding probable 2,3-bisphosphoglycerate-independent phosphoglycerate mutase encodes the protein MAAAAGARSRVAFVLVDGIGDVTIPSLGGRTPLEAAAAPRLDAVAAAGVVGLMDPVEPGLACGSDTAHLSLLGYDPRVYYRGRGAFESMGAGLAMAPGDIAFKSNFATLDESTGVIVSRRADRHFEEEGPILCAALDGMKLPSFPEYEVRVRYATEHRCGVVVKGPRLSGNISGTDPLKDNRLHLKAEPLDDSEEAKNTAALVNELSKEITRILVSQPINAKRAVEGKNIANVVLLRGCGIRIEVPPFETKHGLTPCMVAPTKIIAGLGLSLGIDILEAPGATGDYRTLLTSKAKAIAKALSAPLDTPPRVFVPGEDEYKAGREDGYDFGFLHIKAIDDAGHDKAVKLKVRGLEAVDRAIGQLARLLWEAEKSGQYQYFLCVTGDHSTPVEYGDHSFEPVPFAICRLRDFVGAIGEDNVMNTPLDDFPLPSVKSGEDLTDDSEPAEHKPEERKAFSGDKVCEYTEIAAARGCLGRFPGSEMMGIIKKFMKAKND